TGAGGGTCAGTGAACTGGTGGGGCTTGACATGGATGCGCTGGATCTTGAATTGGGCGTTGTGCTTGTCTACGGGAAAGGGGGCAAAGAAAGGTATGTTCCCCTCGGCCATTATGCCCAGCAAGCACTGGAGGACTATCTCCGGAAGGGGCGCCCTTCTCTCATGCGGCAGGCAAACGAAAAGGCTGTGTTTTTAAACTACCGTGGAGGACGCTTGACTGACCGCAGCATACGCAGGATCTTGAACCAACTGATCGAAAGCACGTCATTAACCCAGAAGATCACGCCCCATAAGTTACGCCATACGTTTGCCACCCATCTCTTGGAAGGCGGCGCTGATCTGAGAACGGTTCAGGAGCTGCTTGGGCATGTTCAGATCTCCTCCACACAAATCTATACTCATGTATCGAATGAACATTTGAGAGCTGTCTATTATAAGGCTCATCCCCGTTCCAAGTGAGCACATGCTTAACATCATGTCCAGTGGCAGGCCTGGATATAACAATGAGGAGGGGAAATGATGAGTTCCAATTTGCACGCCACAACCATTTTTGCCATTCATCATCAAGGAGAAGGGGCCATGACCGGTGATGGACAAGTGACCTTTGGCAATGCCATGGTCATGAAACATTCCGCCCGTAAGGTGAGACGGCTTTACAAAGGCCAAGTCGTAGCTGGCTTTGCCGGTTCGGTGGCCGATGCCATGACCCTGTTTGAAATGTTTGAAGGCAAACTGGAAGAGTTTAATGGCAGCTTGCAGCGGGCCGCTGTTGAACTGGCTAAAGCCTGGCGGCAAGATAAATATCTGCGCAGGCTGGAAGCGATGATGATTGTCATGGATCAGCAAGGCTTGCTGCTTATTTCCGGCAACGGAGAAGTGATCGAGCCGGACGATGGTATGTTGGCTATTGGCTCCGGCGGTGCTTATGCGCTGGCTGCAGGAAGGGCATTGAAACGGCATGCCCCCCATTTGAGAGCAAAGGATATCTCGGAGGCAGCGCTAAGAATTGCTGGAGAAATATGTGTTTATACCAACCAGCAACTGGTCACTGAAGAAGTGAAGTAAAGCTGGTCATTTGAAGGTTAAGTGAGGCGTGTTCTAAACCCAAAGAAAAAGTTGGAGGTTCTAAATTGGATAAAAAGGCATTAACCCCACGTCAGATTGTGGAAGAACTTGACCGTTTTATTGTTGGCCAACAGCAAGCAAAGAAGTCTGTCGCCATCGCCCTTAGAAACCGTTACCGGCGCAGTTTGTTGCCTGCCCATCTGCAGGATGAAATTGTGCCTAAAAATATCCTGATGATCGGTCCGACCGGTGTTGGCAAAACCGAGATCGCCAGGCGGCTGGCTAAATTGGTTAATGCCCCTTTTGTAAAGGTGGAGGCCACAAAATTTACCGAAGTAGGTTATGTTGGACGTGACGTGGAATCGATGGTCAGAGATTTGGTCGAAACCGCCATCCGCATGGTCAAAGAAGAAAAGATGGAAAGTGTCAAGGACCGCGCCGAGCAGATGGCCAACCAAAAGCTGGTTGAGTTGTTGGCTCCTGAGCGCAAGCAAAAAAGGGGAGTCAAAAACCCGCTGGAGATGTTTTTCGGGGCTCAGGGAGAGGAAGAGAATCAGGACGCTGGCCAAAAGCAGCAGGAAGAACAGGCCTTGGCCCAGCGGCGCAAACAGGTCGCCCATCAATTGGCTTTAGGAGAGCTGGAAGACCGGATCGTTGAAATTGAGGTGGAAGATCAGTCACCTAATATGTTTGAAATTTTCTCCGGTCAGGGTGTGGAGCAAATGGGTATCAACATGCAGGATCTGTTTGGCCATTTGATGCCCAAGCGAACCAAAAAGCGCAAACTGCCTGTGTCAGAAGCCCGCCGCATATTGACCCAGATGGAAGCCAATAAATTAATTGATATGGATGAGGTCCAGCAAGAGGCAGTTCGACGCGCTGAACAGTCTGGAATTATTTTTATTGATGAGATTGACAAAATTGCTGGCAAACAAGGCTCCCAATCACCTGATGTGTCAAGGGAGGGTGTGCAAAGAGACATTTTACCCATTGTGGAAGGTTCAACAGTGATGACCAAATACGGACCTGTTAAGACCGATTATATCTTATTTATTGCCGCAGGTGCCTTCCATACAGCCAAACCGTCTGATTTGATACCTGAATTGCAAGGGCGTTTTCCAATCCGGGTTGAACTGACTGATTTGGGTGTGGAGGATTTTGTCAGGATCTTAACCGAACCGCAAAACGCCTTGTTAAAGCAATATACTGCACTTTTAGAAACTGAAGGTATAAAAGTTGAATTTTCTGACGATGCTATTTATGAACTGGCAAAAATGGCAGAACAAGTCAACCGGAACACCGATAATATTGGGGCAAGGCGATTGCATACGATCCTGGAAAAGCTTCTGGAAGACCTGTCCTTTGAAGCGCCTGACATCCATTTGGAAAAGGTTGAAATCACCCCTCAGTATGTGCGCGAAAAACTGGACACTATCACCAAAGATAAAGACTTGTCTCAGTATATTTTATAATGCTAAGGGAGGAATAAAAAATGGATCTATTAACAAAAACAAGACGAATTAACTCAATGCTGCAAAAAGTAGCAGGGCCTGTTAACTTCAGAGAGATGGCCGAAGTATTAAGCGAAGTGATTGGTGCCAATGTGTTTGTCGTCAGCCGCAAAGGCAAATTGCTGGGGTTCTCCATCGCTCAAGAGATTGAAAATGAGCGTTACACACGCATGCTGGAAGAGCGTAAATTCCCGGCCGAATACACCGAAGGGTTACTCAGAATCCAGGAAACGTCTGCCAACTTGGATATTAACAGCCCATATACGGCATTTCCGGTGGAAATGAAGGATGTCTTCAAAGATGCACTGACCACTGTGGTTCCCATTGTCGGTGGTGGTGAACGTTTGGGCACTCTTGTCCTGGGTCGTGTCAATGAGCGTTTTGAAGACGATGATCTTATTCTGGCTGAATATGGCGCCACAGTTGTCGGAATCGAAATTCTGCACGAGCGTTCTGAAGAAATTGAGCAAGAGGCTCGCAGTAAAGCGATCGTGCAGATGGCGATCAGCTCCTTGTCTTACAGCGAATTAGAAGCTGTGGAACACATCTTTGAAGAACTTGAAGGCAAAGAGGGGCTCTTAGTTGCCAGCAAAATTGCTGACAGAGTGGGCATTACCCGCTCCGTCATTGTCAATGCTTTACGCAAGCTGGAAAGTGCAGGCGTCATCGAGTCTCGCTCTCTGGGCATGAAAGGGACGTATATCAAAGTTTTAAACGAAAAACTGTTGGTTGAGCTGGAGAAGATTAAAAACTCATAACCCAGAAAAAGCGTTGTTAAGCTAAATAAAGCCTGTACCAATGACATGGCACAGGCCAACTTCAAGCCAGTTGTTCGTTAGATTTCAACACTGGACTCCTGTGAAAAAAGCCCGATCTTATCAAAGATCGGGCTTTTTTCGTGAGCTTTAGGTTATATTTTGTGACAATTTCTTCCCATCCCTCAATTCGGCAAAAACCTTACTTTTATGGATGGTACCTTAGTACTATTTTGTTGCATTTAGTTTCCCGTAGGAAGGATTTACCGGGAATTTGTCGAATAGTTAAGTGTGAATTATGTTAAACTTTGTCAAATATCAATGAATAAACTGGAAGAATGGGGAGGATCATGCATGCATTTGTTTTCCGGCACCTTTGGGCTGGTTGAAAAAGCGCTTGATGCCGCCGCGCTGAGACATACAACGATAGCCAGTAACATTGCTAATGCAGACACACCTTATTATAAGCGGCGGGATGTATCATTTGCAGCTGAATTGCAAAAGGCAGTTGATCGCCGCAACCAATCATTATCTGCCTACCGGACAGATCGCCGTCACCTTCCGTTTAAACATCAAACCTCACTTGAGCCCAGGGTCATCATCGACCAGCATACTATGTACAACCATAACGGCAATAATGTCGATATGGATTTCGAAATGGCTGAGTTGGCCAAAAACCAGATTAAATATCATGCCTTGATAGACCGGGCTAACGGCCATCTCCAGAAACTAAGAACAGTGATCAATGAGGGGCGGTAGAGAATGGGATTATTTCAGGGTATGAACATAAGTGCTTCAGCATTAACAGCCAACCGGCTCAGAATGGATGTTGTTTCTGCTAACATCGCCAATGCCCAAACGACCAGGGCCCAGTTGGTTAATGGCCAGTGGCAGCCTTACAGGCGGAAGTTAGTTGAGCTCAGGCCGCAAATCCAGGGTTCTTTCCGGCAAATGTTGAGCCACCAGGTCAGCGGGCGCGGTGATGCGACCGGAGGGGTGGCGGTGACGGCCATCCGGCATGACCCAAGCCCTTTTAAATTGGTCTATGATCCTGACCATCCTGATGCCAATCAGGATGGATATGTACAGATGCCCAATGTGGATATTGTCAGAGAAATGGTGGACCTCATGTCAGCCAGCAGGGCTTATGAGGCCAATGTCACCACTTTGAATGCGGCCAAACAGATGTATATGAAAGCGATGGAAATCGGTAAATAGTCAAAAGGAGGATGGTGTGAATGAACAGTATCGACAGAATCGGGTTTCTTCCCGGGATAAAAGCTGCTCAGCCCGAGCGGCACCATGCTTCTTCCACTGACTTCGGCGCGCTGTTAAAGCAGGCCCTCCGCGAGGTGAACCGCTCGCAACAGGAAGCCGATCAATTAACACAAAAACTTGTGACTGGAGAAGTTGATGATTTACACCAGGTGATGATTGCCGCTGAAAAAGCGAATCTGCAGCTTCAATTAACCATCCAGGTGCGCAATAAAGTGGTTGAGGCTTATCAAGACATCATGCGGATGCAAATGTAGTCTGTTTGTGTATAGGATGAGGTGAATGATGAAAGAAAAAATCCGACAGTATAAGGACCAATTCATTGAAACATGGCAATCATTAACCAGAAAACAAAAATGGATGGTTTTTGGTTCGTTTTTCCTGATCTGCCTTACACTGGCTTTAGTTACATACTGGGCTTCCCGCCCCCAATTTGTTCCCATCTATACCAATGTTTCCCCCGTTGAAGCGGGTGAAATTATGGAAGCGATTGAATCGCGCGGCATTCCTGCCGAGTTATCGGCAGACGGGAGTACCATCAGCGTGCCGAAATCGGAAGCAAGCCGCCTGAAAGTGGAGCTGGCCCATGCCGGCATTCCCCGCAGCGGAAATATCAATTACAGCGTCTTTAGTGAGAACATGGGCTGGGGAACAACAGACCGTCAGCTTGATGTTGTTGAACGGGATGCGATGCAAAATGAACTGCGTTATCTGATTGAGCAAATAGAGGGCATCGACCAGGCCAAGGTGATGATAACCTTGCCCAAAGAGAGCGTCTGGCTGGCTGATGAAGAACAAACAGCCACTGCCTCAGTGGTCATAAAGACCCGGCCTGGGCTGAGTTTAAGCCAAGGGCAGATCAACGGCTTGTACCACTTGATTAGCAAAAGTGTGCCACAGCTGCCTCCTGAAAATATTGTGATTATGGATCAAAATATGCAGCCTTTGGAGTTAAGAGCAGAGGATGATGCGGGCAACAATTTAGCTCTTCATCAGCAGCACAGGCAAATTAAACGGGATATTGAGCAAGATATTCAACGGGAACTGCAATTGATGCTTGGCCGTATCTTTGGCATGGAGAACGTGGTTGTCTCCGTCTTTGCTAATGTTGATTTTTCAAAAGAAAACAGAGAAGAGCACTTCGTTGAGCCGGTGGTTGATGATGAAGGGATTGCCATCAGCATAGAAAGGATTCAGGAAATGTTTGAAGGACAGGGTACCCCGCCCGGTGGCATTGCTGGTACAGGTGATGCTGATGTTACAGGTTACCAGGGGACATTGGCCGGTGGGGAATCCGAATATGAACGTGTTGAAGAACGAATTAACCAAGAAGTTAACCGAATTCACCGGCAAATTGAATCAAGTCCTTATAAAGTGACAGATTTATCTATCAATGTGGGTTTGGATGACTCCATTAACGTGCCGGAAGTGGAAGGTGCTCTTCAGGAGCTGCTTATATCTGTGTTACATACCTCCCTGAGTGCAAGCGGAGCCGAATTGGACGAGGAACAATTGGAACAGCGGATCACGATTTTCTCCCAAGCATTTCAGGGCGAGCCTTTGTTTCCTGAAGACGCTGATGGAGGATCTGGCAACCTGTTGGTTTATGGCCTTGGGGCTGCTCTTGCTTTAGCCCTTGGCAGCCTTGCCTTTGTCATCATCCGTCAGAGAAGGCAATCTGCAGAGAACGAAGAGGAACTTGTAGTGTCTGCAGAGCCGGAAGACGATCTGTTATCCAAGCTGGATGAGCAACCCACCAAACGTTCCCAGCTTGAGCAACTGGCCAAAGAACGGCCTGATGAATTTGCCAAACTGTTGAAATCATGGATGGCGGAAGATTAGGAGGGGGGAGCCATGCGTTCGGTAAAAGAATTAACCGGTAAACAGAAGGCTGCCGTTTTGCTTGTTTCCCTTGGTCCGGAAGTGTCTGCTCAAGTATTTAAACACTTAAATGAAGAAGAAATTGAACAGTTGACATTGGAAATTGCCAATGTGCGTAAGGTGGACAGTGAAACGAAAGAGGCGATTGTAGAAGAGTTTCATCATCTGTGTTTGGCACAGGATTATATCAGCCAGGGGGGGATTTCCTATGCTAAAGAGGTGTTGGAAAAAGCCCTTGGCCAACAAAAGGCGGTCGAGATTATAAACCGTCTAACTGCAACACTGCAGGTGCGCCCCTTCGATTTTGCCCGCAAAGCGGATCCAAATCAGATTTTAAACTTTATCCAGAATGAGCACCCGCAAACGATAGCCCTGGTTCTTTCATATCTAGAACCACCACAAGCATCCCAAATCCTTTCGGCCTTACCGGCGGAACAGCAGGCAGAGGTGGCCAGGCGTATCGCACTGATGGAAAGCACATCACCGGAAGTGATCAGCCAAGTCGAATATATCTTGGAACAAAAACTTTCCTCTTCATTGACCCAGGATTTTACAGCCACTGGCGGGATAGAGGCAGTTGTTCAAATATTGAATGGGGTGGACCGCAGCACGGAACGCACTATTTTGGACGAGTTGGAGGTCCAAGACCCGGAATTGGCTGAGGAGATCAAGAAACGCATGTTTGTCTTTGAAGATATTGTCAACCTCGATAACCGCTCTATTCAGCGGGTGATCCGGGATATTGAAAATGATGACTTGCTGCTCTCCTTGAAAGTGGCCAGTGAAGAAGTTAAAGAAGTGATTTTCCGCAATATGTCCAAGCGCATGGCTGAAACTTTCAAGGAAGAGATGGAGCTGATGGGTCCGGTCCGCTTAAAAGATGTGGAAGAAGCTCAAACCCGGGTGGTGGCCACCATACGCCGTTTGGAAGAGGCCGGGGAGATCGTGATCGCCCGTGGAGGAGGGGACGACATCGTTGTCTAACCTGCTAAAGTCAGCCTATCATTCTGCTCAGGTGCGAAAATTGTTCAATCAAAACTTGCCTGATTGCTTCGAACCTGATACAAGGGTTGAGGATAACAATACGGTCCGAACAGAACTGGAACAATTACTGCAGCAAAAGGAGAGTCTGATCGAAGAGATTAACCGGCTCGAACAAGAACAGGTACGACTGCAAAAGGAAGCTAGTCTTTTGCAAGAAGAAACACAGCGGGAGATTCAGAAATGGTGGGAGCAACAAGAAAAAGAGCTGGAACAGGTGAGGGAGAATGCCTACCGGGACGGGTACGAACAAGGTTTCAGACAGGGCAAACAGGATGCAGAAGAACAGTTTAAGGATAAAATTGAGCAAGTGGAGAACATCATTAAAGAGGCTTATATACAGCGGGACAAATTGTTAAAAAGTGCTGAACCTGATTTGTTAAAGCTGAGTGTGGCTATTGCCCGGAAGGTGATAGGAGAGGAGATAAAACAGTCGCCTGAGGTCGTTAAATCGTTAATTCAGCACAGTTTGCAACATGTCCTTGAACGAGATGAGCTTCGTCTTCACGTTCCAGCTGAACAGTATACCACCTTTTTAGCCTATATAGATGAGTGGGCTGCTGAAGTTGAAGGGGAATTGAAGCTGATACCTGACAGTACCCTCACGGCTCAGCAATGTATGTTACATACCCCTCATGGTTCCTATGATTTAAGTATCGACAGACAGCTGGAAGAGATTAAGAAGCAGTTGTTGGTTTGCTGCGAGGAGAGAATGGCCCGTGATTAACAATATTGAAGAGTATACGCAGGTCATTGCCCGCACTGAGACAATAGTCAAATACGGCAAAGTGACCAAGGTGATTGGCTTAACAGTTGAATCCGTTGGCCCCCATACCAGGTTGGGAGATATTTGCCTGATCAATCCAGGTCAGGGCAAGCCTCCAATTCAAGCGGAAGTGGTTGGATTCCGAGGCCAACATGTGATTTTGATGCCTTTGGGTCCCATGGACGAAATTGGGCCTGGTTGCTCTGTAGAAGCCACTGGGGGCGCTCTGCACATTAAAGTGGGCAGCCCTCTCTTGGGACAAGTTTTGGATGGTTTGGGACAACCCCTTTCTGGTGGAAAACTCCCTCAAGGGCTAATTTGCTATTCAACCAATCAATCTCCGATCAATCCACTGGAAAGACCGCCCATTAAGGATCCCCTTTCCGTAGGTATCCGGGCCATTGATGGATTGTTAACGATAGGCAAGGGACAACGTGTAGGTATCTTTGCCGGCAGCGGTGTAGGTAAAAGCACCTTAATGGGTATGATTGCCCGCCATACCACAGCCGATGTGAATGTGATCGCCCTGATTGGGGAAAGGGGGCGGGAAGTCCGCGAATTTATTGAGCGGGATTTAGGCTCTGAAGGCAGACAAAGGACTGTTTTGGTTGTGGCCACATCTGACCAGCCTGCCTTACAAAGGATCAAAGGGGCATTTACAGCTACGGCAATCGCCGAATACTTCCGCGACCAGGGCAAAGACGTGTTGCTGATGATGGATTCGGTGACCCGTTTTGCCATGGCCCAAAGGGAAGTGGGGCTGGCCATTGGTGAACCGCCAACCACTAAGGGCTATCCGCCCAGTGTTTTTGCCCTGTTGCCCAAACTGCTGGAACGTTCGGGTACCTCTCGGGTGGGCTCGATCACTGCCTTTTATACCGTATTGGTAGACGGGGATGATCTTAACGACCCCATTAGTGATGCCGTGCGTGGTATCTTGGATGGTCATATCGTCCTTGACCGTCAACTGGCCCAAAAAGGCCACTTTCCGGCCATTGATGTGCTGGCCAGTGTCAGCCGTGTGATGAAAGCGATCGTCAGTGAGACACACCAGAAGGCTGCCCAGCAGTTTGCACGTATGCTGAGTTACTACAATGAGGCAGAAGATTTGATCAACATCGGGGCCTACAAGAGAGGCTCTAACCGCAATATTGACCTGGCAGTTAGAATGTATCCAGATATGATTCGCTATTTGCAGCAGGGGATAAATGAACGATCGAGCTTTGAGGAAAGCAGACAGCACTTGATCGAGCACTTCGGAAAGGAGACCGACCATGGCTCAATATAACGATCTCTGGCAAAGGCTTCTCGATGTTAACACCAAGCAAAAAGAACAGGCTCAGCTTCAATTGGCCGAGGCGATGGACCGTCAAAACCAAGCAGAGGAACGCTTACATAAGACCCAGCAGGCCATTGAACAATTGAATCAGCACATGGTCAATCAGCAGCAACAGGGGATATCCAGCACTGATTTGCAACAGTTTTCCCAATATGCCCATTATCTCCACTCACAGCTCATGACAGAACAGAGAGCATTGCTGAGCGCCAAGCACTATACTTCTACAATTCAGCACAGAGTACGCCAGTTTATGACGGAAGAAAAAAAGTGGTTGAAATTGAAAGAGAAGCAATTGAAGGCCTATGTTTTAGAACAGCGGAGAAAAGAACAAAAAGAAACAGATGAAGTAGCCAGACACAAGTATTGGGGAGTGGCAGCACTGAGGAGTGAACAGTTTGACAGAGCATGAGCGTTCTTCATTCGGCAAATGGAAAAAACTGAGTTTGTTTTTGGGCCTCTTTCTGATTATCCTCTTCATCACCGCCGCCATTGTTCTGTGGATGGGAGGTCAAGGTGTAGGGGAGCTGATGGCAAGGGCGCAGCAGGTTCCCGTGCTTTCTGCCCTCCTTCCTGATCTGGAAGAACGGCAGGCAAAGAAACGGGTGGAGGTCCTGGAGCAGCGTTTACAGGAAGCAGAGGAGCAACTCGAGGAAAAAGAAACCGTGCTGGCCCTGATGGAACAGCAATTACTGGAGAAAGAGGAGGAAGTCAGGGCATTATGGGAACAAAATGATGAACTGGAAGCTGAGTTGAAAGAGAAGACCCTGACCGATGAGGAAAGGGAACAGAAGTTGTCTGAGCTTGCTGACGTCTATTCGAGCATGTCTGCCTCACGGGCAGCATCCATTCTTGAAAATTTGACCCTGACTGAAGCCGCGCTGGTTTTACAGCGCATGGATCACGAACAACAAGCCCGGATTTTGGCCCGCATGACACCTCCGTTTGCCGCTGATCTTACCGTGGTATTGAAAGACTTCGAACAGGTGGAAAACCCGGATATGGCGGCCTTGCAAGAACGGATTGTGTTATTAATGGAGTCGGTGGAACAAGCAGAAAGCCGCATCTCTATCCAGAAGATGGTCTCCACCTTTGAACAAATGGCCCCCGGCCAAGCGGCTCAAATTTTCACTGCCATGGAAGAGGATCCGGCTGAGTTTGCCTTGGCTGTAACCATTATGGCCAACATGGGGGATACACCACGCTCTCACATACTAGAGAACATGGAACCGGATATGGCTAAAGTTTATGTCCGGGCCCTGGCTGAATAACTTTTGGATAAATGTAAGATCATCTACGGAAGGAGGTGATGGAAATGTTGGATATGCTAACCTTGTTTACCCAGCATCAAGAAAGGTCAGGGCAAGCCAAAGTTGTCAAAGGTGAGCGGCCCGGCCTGGCAGCAAAAGAGGGGCCAAGTACCGCGGATACACCCCTTTCCTTTTCCATGCAATTTGTCCGGCTTCTAGGGGAGTTAGAAGGTGACAGCTTTGACAGGGCGAGGAAACAGGAAAATTCTGCTTCTGACAACTCCGCTGGAAAAAGAGGAGGGGATTTTTCACTTCCATTTAACAGCTATTCTCCAACGCGGGAATGGCCTAAGGTCAGAGAATCTAATACTGACACAACTGGTGACCTCCTGTTTGAAGAAAATACACACACTGGGGCTGTAACTCCAGCTTCACCAGAGGTTTCCAACGAGGAACAAGAACCCCGTTTTGCTCAGCAGGTGATGCCTGTAAGCTTTGAGACGGCAGAGTTCCCACACAGCGAAGGCGTCTCCCAATCGGTTCAACTGCAGGTTAAAACAATTGCAGAGTCCGGAGAAGGTGGGAACATCTTGAAGGATGCTGTATTTATTGATCATTTTCGTCCAGAACAACAGCAGGTTCTCATCTCTCAATCTGACAAAAACAGCCTGTTCAAAGTAATTAGTCATGGCTATCCACGTCACCTTCTTACACAAGAAAACAGTGTCTATGATTCACTAAGAGAAGAAGCTGCTCCCGCTGGCAACGTAGGCCAAGCAAAACCAGGGATGCATCAACTACTGGCTGGCTGGAGTGCTGACCAGGGACTAGCCCCGTCTGCTCAATCTGCTGATCAGAAAGGATTTCATTCATCCCAAACCAATCATTCATTTGGAGAGCAGCACACCGGGACAAACACTCTGAACCTCTCCACTGACAGTACATTAACATCTGGTGCAACGGAAGCCACTAAGAGTGTTCAGGAGAACGGGACAAAGGAATCCACGCTTGTCCGCTATGCCTACATGGTACAAGATCTTGAGCAGGTGCTGCGCATGAAGTGGAACCGCGTGCAGGAAGGAAATGTAACCCAAATACGTATACAAATCCATCCCGAACATTTGGGTGAGATGGATATTCGCTTAACCTCCAATGAAGGAAAGATGACCATACAAATATTGGCCTCTACCCGGTTCGCCTTAGAATCCCTGGACCGGCATATGTACCAACTGCAAGCGGTCCTTGCCCAACAAGGTTTGCAGGTTGAGCGTATAGAAGTCATCCATCAGCAACTGTTATCTCAAGAGCTTTCCGGCCAGCACGATAAGGAGGGCCACCGACATGCCCACCAGGGTCAAGACCAACAAAGCACAGCAAAAGAAACAGCTCGTGATAAGTCACCTGAACAAGGAGATTATATCGCCCATTATAGAGTCCTGGGGGATTCGGCTACTGTGGATTATGTCGTCTAGGCGATGACGAGATGGAGGAGTAGAACAATGGAGAAAACGGCATCCGTACAATCAACGACTCACCCGTACTTTAGACAAGTGCCAACATTTGAAGAGAGAAGTGAGTTGGGCAGAGATGCCTTTTTAAGAATCTTAATTGCCCAATTGCGTTATCAGGATCCTTTAAATCCGATGGAAGACCGGGATTTTATTGCCCAGACGGCCCAATTCAGCAGTTTGGAACAGCTTATGGCCATCAATCAGACAATGCAGGACTTGACCTTTTCTCAACTTCAACAAACTTTAACTCATTATTCCCATCTCATTGGCAAAAAAGTTTACTGGGAGACAGACAGTAACAATAACAAGCAAAGCGGAGAGGGATATGTCAACGCTGTGTTTGTGAGAGATGGAGAAGTCAT
This window of the Caldalkalibacillus uzonensis genome carries:
- a CDS encoding flagellar hook-length control protein FliK; translated protein: MLDMLTLFTQHQERSGQAKVVKGERPGLAAKEGPSTADTPLSFSMQFVRLLGELEGDSFDRARKQENSASDNSAGKRGGDFSLPFNSYSPTREWPKVRESNTDTTGDLLFEENTHTGAVTPASPEVSNEEQEPRFAQQVMPVSFETAEFPHSEGVSQSVQLQVKTIAESGEGGNILKDAVFIDHFRPEQQQVLISQSDKNSLFKVISHGYPRHLLTQENSVYDSLREEAAPAGNVGQAKPGMHQLLAGWSADQGLAPSAQSADQKGFHSSQTNHSFGEQHTGTNTLNLSTDSTLTSGATEATKSVQENGTKESTLVRYAYMVQDLEQVLRMKWNRVQEGNVTQIRIQIHPEHLGEMDIRLTSNEGKMTIQILASTRFALESLDRHMYQLQAVLAQQGLQVERIEVIHQQLLSQELSGQHDKEGHRHAHQGQDQQSTAKETARDKSPEQGDYIAHYRVLGDSATVDYVV
- the fliI gene encoding flagellar protein export ATPase FliI → MNNIEEYTQVIARTETIVKYGKVTKVIGLTVESVGPHTRLGDICLINPGQGKPPIQAEVVGFRGQHVILMPLGPMDEIGPGCSVEATGGALHIKVGSPLLGQVLDGLGQPLSGGKLPQGLICYSTNQSPINPLERPPIKDPLSVGIRAIDGLLTIGKGQRVGIFAGSGVGKSTLMGMIARHTTADVNVIALIGERGREVREFIERDLGSEGRQRTVLVVATSDQPALQRIKGAFTATAIAEYFRDQGKDVLLMMDSVTRFAMAQREVGLAIGEPPTTKGYPPSVFALLPKLLERSGTSRVGSITAFYTVLVDGDDLNDPISDAVRGILDGHIVLDRQLAQKGHFPAIDVLASVSRVMKAIVSETHQKAAQQFARMLSYYNEAEDLINIGAYKRGSNRNIDLAVRMYPDMIRYLQQGINERSSFEESRQHLIEHFGKETDHGSI
- a CDS encoding FliH/SctL family protein encodes the protein MSNLLKSAYHSAQVRKLFNQNLPDCFEPDTRVEDNNTVRTELEQLLQQKESLIEEINRLEQEQVRLQKEASLLQEETQREIQKWWEQQEKELEQVRENAYRDGYEQGFRQGKQDAEEQFKDKIEQVENIIKEAYIQRDKLLKSAEPDLLKLSVAIARKVIGEEIKQSPEVVKSLIQHSLQHVLERDELRLHVPAEQYTTFLAYIDEWAAEVEGELKLIPDSTLTAQQCMLHTPHGSYDLSIDRQLEEIKKQLLVCCEERMARD
- the fliJ gene encoding flagellar export protein FliJ — its product is MAQYNDLWQRLLDVNTKQKEQAQLQLAEAMDRQNQAEERLHKTQQAIEQLNQHMVNQQQQGISSTDLQQFSQYAHYLHSQLMTEQRALLSAKHYTSTIQHRVRQFMTEEKKWLKLKEKQLKAYVLEQRRKEQKETDEVARHKYWGVAALRSEQFDRA
- the flgD gene encoding flagellar hook assembly protein FlgD — encoded protein: MEKTASVQSTTHPYFRQVPTFEERSELGRDAFLRILIAQLRYQDPLNPMEDRDFIAQTAQFSSLEQLMAINQTMQDLTFSQLQQTLTHYSHLIGKKVYWETDSNNNKQSGEGYVNAVFVRDGEVMAELDSGKTIALKHVYRVEQAE